One segment of Triticum aestivum cultivar Chinese Spring chromosome 2A, IWGSC CS RefSeq v2.1, whole genome shotgun sequence DNA contains the following:
- the LOC123186343 gene encoding DNA topoisomerase 2 isoform X1, giving the protein MLEFFEKKLKQVDNRARFLSGVLSGDIKIIPRKQKDLLQEIAEKGFDTLPKEVLPAAVGATIYREENGRSPDVHASDYDYLTSMTISALNEGYLEHLLELKKRFETKVGLLRRATPECLKSAKKRTQITLDIQLLDANYIKAQSDRKVVIVIDCKHNKVFEAAPRRQHKRTAAEYLEASVVLMDDDEDHLAGSLETQEFSETENTQKQQAKKQKKQRKKRGKEESKTGAISCRGLDCQGHDRSSHAFLNEEIKKIASGLDGVKITHGNMDRNRVAQVLAKLSLQDASVSA; this is encoded by the exons ATGCTTGAATTTTTCGAGAAGAAGCTGAAGCAAGTTGACAACAGAGCTAGGTTCCTCTCTGGTGTTCTGAGTGGTGATATCAAGATCATTCCCAGGAAGCAAAAGGATCTGCTACAAGAGATTGCTGAAAAGGGATTTGATACCCTCCCAAAGGAAGTTCTGCCCGCTGCCGTAGGAGCAACAATATACAGGGAAGAAAATGGAAGAAGCCCTGATGTACATGCCAGTGATTATGATTATCTCACCTCCATGACAATTTCTGCCTTAAATGAGGGGTACCTGGAGCATCTTCTAGAACTAAAGAAGAGGTTTGAAACTAAAGTTGGACTCCTGAGAAGAGCTACACCGGAATGTCTGAAATCTGCAAAGAAACGAACT CAGATAACTCTTGATATACAGTtgcttgatgcaaactatataaaAGCTCAATCAGATAGAAAGGTTGTGATAGTCATTGATTGCAAACACAACAAGGTATTTGAAGCAGCCCCCAGGAGACAACATAAAAGGACTGCAGCCGAGTATCTTGAG GCAAGTGTGGTGCtgatggatgatgatgaggatCATCTTGCTGGAAGTCTCGAGACCCAAGAATTTAGTG AGACTGAGAACACACAAAAGCAACAAGCAAAGAAGCAGAAGAAACAAAGAAAGAAGCGGGGGAAGGAAGAAAGCAAAACAGGCGCAATATCTTGCCGCGGACTAGACTGTCAGGGCCATGACAGATCAAGCCATGCCTTCCTCAACGAAGAAATTAAGAAGATTGCAAGTGGCTTAGATGGTGTTAAGATCACTCATGGTAATATGGATCGGAATAGGGTAGCTCAGGTGTTGGCTAAGTTAAGCCTGCAGGATGCATCTGTGTCAGCTTAG
- the LOC123186343 gene encoding DNA topoisomerase 2 isoform X2, with protein sequence MLEFFEKKLKQVDNRARFLSGVLSGDIKIIPRKQKDLLQEIAEKGFDTLPKEVLPAAVGATIYREENGRSPDVHASDYDYLTSMTISALNEGYLEHLLELKKRFETKVGLLRRATPECLKSAKKRTITLDIQLLDANYIKAQSDRKVVIVIDCKHNKVFEAAPRRQHKRTAAEYLEASVVLMDDDEDHLAGSLETQEFSETENTQKQQAKKQKKQRKKRGKEESKTGAISCRGLDCQGHDRSSHAFLNEEIKKIASGLDGVKITHGNMDRNRVAQVLAKLSLQDASVSA encoded by the exons ATGCTTGAATTTTTCGAGAAGAAGCTGAAGCAAGTTGACAACAGAGCTAGGTTCCTCTCTGGTGTTCTGAGTGGTGATATCAAGATCATTCCCAGGAAGCAAAAGGATCTGCTACAAGAGATTGCTGAAAAGGGATTTGATACCCTCCCAAAGGAAGTTCTGCCCGCTGCCGTAGGAGCAACAATATACAGGGAAGAAAATGGAAGAAGCCCTGATGTACATGCCAGTGATTATGATTATCTCACCTCCATGACAATTTCTGCCTTAAATGAGGGGTACCTGGAGCATCTTCTAGAACTAAAGAAGAGGTTTGAAACTAAAGTTGGACTCCTGAGAAGAGCTACACCGGAATGTCTGAAATCTGCAAAGAAACGAACT ATAACTCTTGATATACAGTtgcttgatgcaaactatataaaAGCTCAATCAGATAGAAAGGTTGTGATAGTCATTGATTGCAAACACAACAAGGTATTTGAAGCAGCCCCCAGGAGACAACATAAAAGGACTGCAGCCGAGTATCTTGAG GCAAGTGTGGTGCtgatggatgatgatgaggatCATCTTGCTGGAAGTCTCGAGACCCAAGAATTTAGTG AGACTGAGAACACACAAAAGCAACAAGCAAAGAAGCAGAAGAAACAAAGAAAGAAGCGGGGGAAGGAAGAAAGCAAAACAGGCGCAATATCTTGCCGCGGACTAGACTGTCAGGGCCATGACAGATCAAGCCATGCCTTCCTCAACGAAGAAATTAAGAAGATTGCAAGTGGCTTAGATGGTGTTAAGATCACTCATGGTAATATGGATCGGAATAGGGTAGCTCAGGTGTTGGCTAAGTTAAGCCTGCAGGATGCATCTGTGTCAGCTTAG